A stretch of the Malus domestica chromosome 08, GDT2T_hap1 genome encodes the following:
- the LOC103440903 gene encoding trihelix transcription factor GT-2-like isoform X2, producing the protein MQSNFETAEIGNQQFMDSSSSVLPIFNPQKQNQNHFLQQFHQQQPFSHLSQIAQPIPITHDLFQRQNHLQFQALLQQQQEEQQEESRLPWQPSPLSFKLGLSENTGPHNLGFKNWQTQEYYGIIREPMCWKPLDTVVPDTTNNRQRQEEGERCRDLEEKHRLYGELEAIYNLAKMGEGNQNQTGSGSALTGENCPKNVGFPVVFGDSNGLNAAPADTFRVDNRSEDSIGEEVSVTKIQKRKRKRKMKEQLSSMTRFFENLVKQVVDHQENLHKKYLEVIEKMEKERREREEAWRCQAEENHKREAIAKLHEQAIASSREALIVSYIEKITGQRVNLPPRKTPLLLQPDNLSEPETAEELTPSKAEHTNSRWPQNEVEALILVRSSVESKFAEQGSKGHVWEEVSALMASMGYQKSARRCKQKWENINKYFRKTKDAAKKRPLQSKTCSYFSQLGQLYSKTPTVPSSSSSVSMDVSIQRQGYSELLEAFIAGRETGVTHNLPNGNFESSEMGLSRLDFNGIGDGKVEHMQGESRKEKENDEDDENMDEREDTDGDDSDE; encoded by the exons ATGCAGTCGAATTTTGAAACAGCAGAGATTGGTAACCAACAATTCATGGATTCTAGTTCATCAGTTTTACCAATCTTCAATCCTCAGAAGCAAAACCAGAACCATTTCCTTCAACAGTTTCATCAGCAGCAGCCGTTTAGTCATCTCAGTCAAATAGCTCAACCGATTCCGATTACCCACGACCTGTTTCAACGACAGAATCATCTCCAGTTCCAAGCATTGCTGCAGCAGCAGCAGGAAGAACAGCAGGAAGAAAGCAGGCTGCCATGGCAGCCGAGCCCTCtaagtttcaagcttggtctcAGTGAAAACACTGGACCACATAACTTAGGATTCAAAAATTGGCAAACCCAAGAATATTATGGGATTATAAGAGAACCCATGTG TTGGAAGCCTCTTGACACGGTAGTCCCCGACACAACAAACAACAGGCAGAGGCAGGAAGAAGGGGAGAGATGCAGAGACTTGGAGGAAAAACACAGGCTTTATGGTGAGCTTGAAGCAATCTATAACCTTGCAAAGATGGGGGAGGGTAACCAGAATCAAACTGGCTCTGGCTCTGCTCTCACCGGCGAAAACTGCCCGAAAAATGTGGGATTTCCTGTGGTTTTTGGTGATTCTAATGGCCTCAATGCTGCTCCAGCTGATACATTTAGGGTGGATAACAGATCGGAAgactccattggagaagaggtGTCGGTGACGAAGATtcagaagaggaagaggaagaggaaaatgaAGGAGCAATTAAGTTCAATGACTAGGTTTTTTGAGAACTTGGTGAAGCAGGTTGTGGATCACCAAGAGAATCTTCATAAGAAGTATTTGGAAGTGattgaaaaaatggaaaaagagagaagggagagagaagaaGCATGGAGATGTCAAGCGGAGGAGAACCATAAGAGAGAAGCCATTGCCAAACTCCATGAGCAGGCGATAGCTTCAAGCAGAGAAGCTCTCATTGTTTCATACATTGAGAAAATCACTGGCCAAAGAGTCAACCTTCCTCCTAGGAAAACCCCATTGTTGTTGCAGCCCGATAATTTAAGCGAGCCTGAAACCGCAGAGGAATTGACACCCTCCAAAGCTGAACACACAAATAGCAGATGGCCTCAAAATGAAGTCGAGGCTTTGATTCTAGTGCGCAGTAGTGTAGAGTCGAAATTTGCGGAACAGGGGTCAAAAGGGCATGTTTGGGAAGAGGTGAGTGCTTTAATGGCTTCAATGGGCTATCAGAAAAGTGCCAGAAGGTGCAAGCAAAAGTGGGAGAACATCAACAAGTACTTTAGGAAAACCAAAGACGCTGCGAAAAAGCGTCCTCTTCAGTCGAAAACTTGTTCTTATTTTAGTCAATTGGGTCAGCTGTACTCAAAAACACCGACCGTCCCGTCATCTTCGTCTTCGGTTAGCATGGATGTTAGCATTCAAAGGCAAGGTTATTCGGAGCTTTTAGAAGCCTTTATTGCAGGAAGAGAGACGGGAGTTACTCATAATCTGCCAAATGGGAATTTTGAAAGCTCCGAAATGGGTTTGAGTAGGTTGGATTTCAATGGCATTGGTGATGGTAAAGTAGAACATATGCAAGGAGAATctaggaaggagaaggaaaacgATGAGGATGAcgaaaacatggatgaaagagAAGACACGGATGGTGATGATTCTGATGAATAA
- the LOC103440903 gene encoding trihelix transcription factor GT-2-like isoform X1 → MQSNFETAEIGNQQFMDSSSSVLPIFNPQKQNQNHFLQQFHQQQPFSHLSQIAQPIPITHDLFQRQNHLQFQALLQQQQEEQQEESRLPWQPSPLSFKLGLSENTGPHNLGFKNWQTQEYYGIIREPMCSWKPLDTVVPDTTNNRQRQEEGERCRDLEEKHRLYGELEAIYNLAKMGEGNQNQTGSGSALTGENCPKNVGFPVVFGDSNGLNAAPADTFRVDNRSEDSIGEEVSVTKIQKRKRKRKMKEQLSSMTRFFENLVKQVVDHQENLHKKYLEVIEKMEKERREREEAWRCQAEENHKREAIAKLHEQAIASSREALIVSYIEKITGQRVNLPPRKTPLLLQPDNLSEPETAEELTPSKAEHTNSRWPQNEVEALILVRSSVESKFAEQGSKGHVWEEVSALMASMGYQKSARRCKQKWENINKYFRKTKDAAKKRPLQSKTCSYFSQLGQLYSKTPTVPSSSSSVSMDVSIQRQGYSELLEAFIAGRETGVTHNLPNGNFESSEMGLSRLDFNGIGDGKVEHMQGESRKEKENDEDDENMDEREDTDGDDSDE, encoded by the exons ATGCAGTCGAATTTTGAAACAGCAGAGATTGGTAACCAACAATTCATGGATTCTAGTTCATCAGTTTTACCAATCTTCAATCCTCAGAAGCAAAACCAGAACCATTTCCTTCAACAGTTTCATCAGCAGCAGCCGTTTAGTCATCTCAGTCAAATAGCTCAACCGATTCCGATTACCCACGACCTGTTTCAACGACAGAATCATCTCCAGTTCCAAGCATTGCTGCAGCAGCAGCAGGAAGAACAGCAGGAAGAAAGCAGGCTGCCATGGCAGCCGAGCCCTCtaagtttcaagcttggtctcAGTGAAAACACTGGACCACATAACTTAGGATTCAAAAATTGGCAAACCCAAGAATATTATGGGATTATAAGAGAACCCATGTG CAGTTGGAAGCCTCTTGACACGGTAGTCCCCGACACAACAAACAACAGGCAGAGGCAGGAAGAAGGGGAGAGATGCAGAGACTTGGAGGAAAAACACAGGCTTTATGGTGAGCTTGAAGCAATCTATAACCTTGCAAAGATGGGGGAGGGTAACCAGAATCAAACTGGCTCTGGCTCTGCTCTCACCGGCGAAAACTGCCCGAAAAATGTGGGATTTCCTGTGGTTTTTGGTGATTCTAATGGCCTCAATGCTGCTCCAGCTGATACATTTAGGGTGGATAACAGATCGGAAgactccattggagaagaggtGTCGGTGACGAAGATtcagaagaggaagaggaagaggaaaatgaAGGAGCAATTAAGTTCAATGACTAGGTTTTTTGAGAACTTGGTGAAGCAGGTTGTGGATCACCAAGAGAATCTTCATAAGAAGTATTTGGAAGTGattgaaaaaatggaaaaagagagaagggagagagaagaaGCATGGAGATGTCAAGCGGAGGAGAACCATAAGAGAGAAGCCATTGCCAAACTCCATGAGCAGGCGATAGCTTCAAGCAGAGAAGCTCTCATTGTTTCATACATTGAGAAAATCACTGGCCAAAGAGTCAACCTTCCTCCTAGGAAAACCCCATTGTTGTTGCAGCCCGATAATTTAAGCGAGCCTGAAACCGCAGAGGAATTGACACCCTCCAAAGCTGAACACACAAATAGCAGATGGCCTCAAAATGAAGTCGAGGCTTTGATTCTAGTGCGCAGTAGTGTAGAGTCGAAATTTGCGGAACAGGGGTCAAAAGGGCATGTTTGGGAAGAGGTGAGTGCTTTAATGGCTTCAATGGGCTATCAGAAAAGTGCCAGAAGGTGCAAGCAAAAGTGGGAGAACATCAACAAGTACTTTAGGAAAACCAAAGACGCTGCGAAAAAGCGTCCTCTTCAGTCGAAAACTTGTTCTTATTTTAGTCAATTGGGTCAGCTGTACTCAAAAACACCGACCGTCCCGTCATCTTCGTCTTCGGTTAGCATGGATGTTAGCATTCAAAGGCAAGGTTATTCGGAGCTTTTAGAAGCCTTTATTGCAGGAAGAGAGACGGGAGTTACTCATAATCTGCCAAATGGGAATTTTGAAAGCTCCGAAATGGGTTTGAGTAGGTTGGATTTCAATGGCATTGGTGATGGTAAAGTAGAACATATGCAAGGAGAATctaggaaggagaaggaaaacgATGAGGATGAcgaaaacatggatgaaagagAAGACACGGATGGTGATGATTCTGATGAATAA
- the LOC103440945 gene encoding transcription factor MYB8-like: MGRSSRCEKDGLRRGAWTDAEDQILLDYVREHGEGRWEKLSREAGLKRCGKSCRLRWLNYLRPDIKRGNITQEEEDLIVRLHKLLGNRWSLIAGRLPGRTDNEIKNYWNSILRKNAQENQSERSRNKRKTTEDLAAEAASSVETDSHFSKEEVRPTNNGIEEKNTEAESDCHNGFLRKTSDSDMPRNFITDLNEGQLSISEFLHTDFTKLCELNMKIVDCMNSCRNGSLMSTPTTEAPLHLEELLNDWEAYDFYLP; encoded by the exons ATGGGAAGAAGCTCCCGTTGTGAGAAGGATGGACTGCGCAGAGGAGCTTGGACTGATGCTGAAGACCAAATTCTGCTCGATTATGTCAGAGAGCACGGCGAAGGGAGATGGGAGAAACTATCGAGGGAAGCAG GTCTGAAGAGATGTGGGAAGAGTTGTAGGCTTAGGTGGTTGAATTATCTGAGGCCTGATATCAAGAGAGGCAACATtacacaagaagaagaagacctgATCGTCAGACTCCACAAACTATTAGGCAACAG ATGGTCATTGATAGCTGGAAGGCTTCCAGGTCGTACAGACAATGAGATCAAGAACTACTGGAACTCTATCTTAAGGAAGAACGCACAAGAAAACCAATCAGAAAGGTCTAGAAATAAGAGGAAAACCACCGAAGACTTGGCTGCAGAGGCTGCGTCATCAGTAGAGACCGATTCGCATTTTTCCAAAGAAGAAGTCAGACCAACAAACAATGGAATTGAAGAAAAGAATACAGAAGCAGAATCAGATTGCCATAATGGATTCTTACGTAAAACTAGTGACAGTGATATGCCGCGGAACTTCATAACGGAtctcaatgaagggcaacttaGCATATCTGAGTTTCTCCATACTGACTTTACAAAGCTTTGTGAACTGAATATGAAGATTGTTGATTGCATGAATAGCTGTAGAAATGGGTCATTAATGTCAACCCCAACCACCGAAGCTCCTTTGCATTTGGAGGAGTTGCTAAATGATTGGGAAGCTTACGACTTTTATCTGCCCTGA
- the LOC103410662 gene encoding transcription factor MYB1-like, whose product MGRNPCCSKEGVKRGPWTALEDKMLADYIQAHGEGKWSNVPKQAGLKRCGKSCRLRWLNYLRPSIKQGDITKDEEDLIIRLHKLLGNRWSLIAGRIPGRTKDEIENYWHSNLCKKQHEDHILSCRPSASTEIADTVQQSKVEVQLENDPSCNNNFALGSSMLCNLTDIMAEESETSSGSLLSASKSREEDRSSCWENILMEDFHTREMSLSEFLDTDFTKLSNVFGFGMCDVMSNEVLLEGESGYGF is encoded by the exons ATGGGAAGAAATCCTTGTTGTTCCAAGGAAGGAGTGAAGAGAGGACCATGGACTGCTCTTGAAGACAAAATGCTTGCAGATTACATCCAAGCACACGGTGAAGGAAAATGGAGCAATGTTCCAAAACAAGCAG GGCTGAAGAGATGTGGGAAGAGTTGTAGGCTGCGGTGGCTGAATTATCTGAGACCAAGCATCAAGCAAGGCGACattacaaaagatgaagaagaccTCATCATCAGACTCCACAAACTCTTAGGCAACAG ATGGTCTCTAATAGCAGGGAGAATTCCAGGGCGAACAAAAGATGAAATCGAGAATTACTGGCACAGTAATTTATGTAAGAAACAGCATGAGGATCATATATTATCATGTAGACCCTCCGCCTCCACTGAGATCGCAGACACAGTACAACAGTCAAAAGTTGAAGTGCAATTAGAAAATGACCCCAGTTGCAATAATAATTTTGCATTGGGGTCCTCCATGCTTTGTAATTTAACTGACATCATGGCAGAAGAGTCTGAAACAAGTAGTGGGTCATTACTGTCAGCATCAAAGTCGAGGGAAGAAGATCGTTCCAGCTGCTGGGAAAATATTTTGATGGAAGACTTCCACACGAGGGAGATGAGCCTCTCTGAGTTTCTGGATACTGACTTTACAAAGCTAAGCAATGTGTTTGGGTTTGGGATGTGTGATGTCATGAGTAATGAGGTGTTACTTGAAGGAGAATCTGGCTATGGATTCTGA